The following proteins are co-located in the Chryseobacterium daecheongense genome:
- a CDS encoding helix-turn-helix domain-containing protein — MADYLLALWFFIIGIHLTLFYLNFSENNITTPYLLGLEIPLPLIHGPMLYVYVLTLTQQNNRRYLRILHFIPPLVVYLILWDFYLLSTKDKILIYHNGGMRYQNIRENINILIYISGITYIILSIRSLKKYKNSIAKQYSNIERINLNWVYYLIFGIAVIWILVILKDDRITFTSVVIFILLAAYFGITKAGILNLAEPKIKDTEKDDTTPPIENQQIKYQKSILNEASIHEIYTRLTSKMQSEQLFKDPELNLATLAGIIEVHPNTLSQVINTIEDKNFYDYINIQRIEEFKRIAILPENQKFTILSLAFECGFNSKTAFNRNFKKYMNCSPRDFLKEQNLEIGG; from the coding sequence ATGGCAGATTACCTTTTGGCATTATGGTTCTTTATCATTGGGATTCATTTGACATTATTTTATTTAAATTTTTCCGAAAACAATATTACTACTCCCTATTTATTGGGATTAGAGATTCCTCTTCCTTTGATACATGGACCTATGCTTTATGTATATGTCCTTACGCTTACTCAGCAAAACAATCGCAGATATCTGAGGATTCTGCATTTCATTCCTCCTTTGGTCGTGTATCTTATTTTGTGGGATTTCTATTTACTTTCGACAAAAGATAAGATTTTAATTTATCATAATGGCGGAATGAGGTATCAAAACATAAGAGAAAATATCAATATACTTATTTACATTTCCGGAATTACATATATCATACTTAGTATCAGATCATTAAAAAAATACAAAAACAGTATTGCAAAACAGTATTCTAACATTGAAAGGATCAACTTGAACTGGGTATATTATCTTATTTTTGGAATCGCTGTAATCTGGATCTTAGTTATCCTTAAAGATGACAGAATCACATTTACCTCAGTTGTAATTTTTATATTACTGGCGGCCTATTTCGGAATTACCAAAGCAGGAATTTTAAATTTAGCAGAGCCAAAAATAAAAGATACTGAAAAAGATGATACCACACCGCCAATTGAAAATCAGCAGATTAAATATCAGAAATCGATTTTAAACGAAGCCTCAATCCACGAAATCTACACCAGGCTGACTTCCAAAATGCAATCTGAACAACTTTTCAAAGATCCCGAATTAAACCTGGCTACACTGGCCGGCATTATCGAAGTACATCCCAATACTCTTTCTCAGGTTATCAATACCATTGAAGACAAAAACTTCTACGATTACATCAATATACAAAGGATTGAAGAATTTAAAAGAATCGCTATCCTTCCGGAAAATCAAAAATTCACTATTCTTTCACTGGCATTTGAATGTGGGTTTAATTCCAAAACTGCTTTTAATCGCAATTTTAAAAAATATATGAATTGTTCCCCGAGAGACTTTTTAAAGGAGCAGAATCTTGAGATTGGAGGTTAG
- a CDS encoding sensor histidine kinase: MKRKLLLLLVSFTFGFSYSQRFYTLDDDGPYIDSLTHVIQTTKSDSIRGINSFKLADLFRRSKKNELSDRYLLTANKIAPKYPFLKAAAIYYNAAGLVSKGDFDNYGKQLNLALTELRKYKTKDSYSLQAFILKNISLIKVLQNNELEGMKILINEAIPTGKKGNDLETLSILYKSVATIFMNYDERIKADSYLKTAKEYIEQASRSTYTYQETKADIYIIDAENKSRLHMLAEAKKSLDIAYNIIRKYPDSNLNGSYYTAEGFYFYRLGQFNNALKSYDKGIVNSTLHQDMLLTNRLKFSKYEPLKALNRLEDAKNLLLDLIGSTTHFALDQRNYTKELAQTFESLGDTKNAYKYLSRYNTINDSLNLSEYQGKIAALEAKFNRAENEKKISQLEAQRERDRLVAQNNKLYYGLLVAVSVILLLLVIFLWINSKNQKKIATQQSFNYVQNLESLKNQKEIEVMQAVIRGEEDERKRIARDLHDGVGSMLSSLRTRFLKISSSSGPASKDEIENMNGILNNSITELRQISFNLIPETLLKLGLEHALNDLCHMLETDDIRIYFQANQIRSDIPENIQIMIYRIIQELLNNALKHSSCTEILVDCSQNQSRFFITVEDNGKGFDTSQIKNFTGQGLKNLKSRVELFNGKIDIQSSANHPTTFNIELSI, encoded by the coding sequence ATGAAAAGAAAATTACTCCTGTTGCTGGTATCTTTCACTTTCGGTTTTTCTTATTCTCAAAGGTTTTACACCCTTGATGATGACGGCCCGTATATCGACAGTCTTACTCATGTTATACAGACAACCAAGTCAGACAGCATACGAGGAATAAACAGTTTTAAGCTGGCCGATCTGTTCAGAAGAAGTAAAAAGAACGAGCTATCTGACAGATATCTCCTTACTGCCAATAAGATAGCACCCAAATATCCTTTCTTAAAAGCTGCGGCTATTTATTATAATGCGGCAGGATTAGTAAGCAAGGGAGATTTTGACAATTATGGTAAGCAGCTCAACCTTGCTCTTACTGAGCTCAGGAAATATAAAACCAAGGACTCATATTCATTACAGGCTTTTATCCTGAAAAACATATCTCTTATCAAAGTTTTACAGAATAATGAGCTGGAAGGGATGAAAATTCTCATCAATGAAGCCATCCCTACGGGTAAAAAAGGAAACGATCTGGAAACTCTGAGTATTCTTTACAAATCCGTTGCAACCATTTTCATGAACTATGATGAAAGGATTAAGGCAGACAGCTACCTGAAAACCGCTAAGGAATATATTGAACAGGCCTCCAGATCTACATATACTTATCAGGAAACAAAGGCCGATATCTATATTATAGATGCTGAAAACAAAAGCCGCCTTCATATGTTGGCGGAAGCTAAAAAATCTCTTGATATCGCATACAATATCATCAGAAAATATCCGGATTCTAATCTCAACGGCAGCTATTATACGGCTGAGGGCTTTTATTTTTACAGACTCGGACAGTTTAACAATGCCTTAAAAAGTTATGATAAAGGGATTGTAAACAGTACCCTCCATCAGGATATGCTTTTGACCAATCGACTGAAGTTTTCCAAATATGAACCCCTGAAAGCTCTGAACCGGCTTGAAGATGCTAAAAACCTGCTGCTGGATCTTATAGGAAGCACGACCCATTTTGCCCTTGACCAGAGAAACTATACCAAGGAACTGGCGCAGACCTTTGAAAGTCTGGGGGATACCAAAAATGCTTATAAATACCTGTCCAGATACAATACGATCAATGACAGCCTCAACCTGAGTGAGTATCAGGGAAAAATAGCAGCTCTTGAAGCCAAGTTTAACCGGGCGGAAAATGAGAAAAAGATCAGCCAGCTTGAAGCTCAACGCGAACGTGATCGTTTGGTTGCACAGAACAATAAACTTTACTATGGTTTGCTGGTTGCGGTTTCGGTTATTCTGTTATTACTTGTTATCTTCCTTTGGATCAATTCAAAAAATCAGAAGAAAATAGCCACCCAACAGTCCTTTAATTATGTACAAAACCTGGAAAGCTTAAAAAATCAGAAGGAAATAGAAGTCATGCAGGCGGTGATCAGAGGAGAAGAAGATGAACGTAAGAGAATAGCCCGGGACCTCCATGACGGCGTGGGAAGTATGCTATCTTCCCTTAGAACCAGATTTTTAAAGATAAGCAGTTCTTCGGGACCTGCATCGAAGGATGAAATTGAAAATATGAACGGAATTCTGAACAATTCAATTACTGAATTACGGCAGATTTCTTTTAACCTTATTCCGGAAACGCTTCTCAAATTAGGTCTGGAACATGCATTAAATGACCTCTGCCATATGTTGGAAACCGATGACATCCGTATTTATTTCCAGGCCAATCAGATCCGGTCTGATATTCCGGAAAATATTCAGATTATGATTTACAGAATTATTCAGGAATTACTAAACAATGCTTTGAAACATTCATCCTGTACAGAAATCCTGGTGGACTGCAGCCAGAATCAATCCCGTTTTTTCATTACGGTAGAAGATAATGGTAAAGGTTTCGATACCAGTCAAATCAAGAACTTTACAGGACAGGGATTGAAAAATCTCAAAAGCAGAGTGGAACTTTTTAATGGAAAAATAGACATCCAATCTTCTGCAAATCATCCTACTACTTTTAATATTGAATTATCCATTTAA
- the egtB gene encoding ergothioneine biosynthesis protein EgtB: MIANPKIIDAVTTYRNIRSHSLAICAPLETEDFVVQPIVDVSPPKWHLGHTTWFFETFILVPNFPGYTVFDPQYNFVFNSYYETIGARVIRTDRGNLSRPSVADVYRYREYVDRQMTAFLQSEFMNPSIEPLLELGLNHEQQHQELLLTDIKYILGHNPLFPAYRKDKEENKEIVLTGEMIRLSEGVYEIGFNGNGFCFDNELGRHKVYLNNFEISDRLVTNGEYLEFINDNGYRDFRHWHAEGWDWVKQNEVKSPLYWHWIDEKWMYYTLDGLQEVDPDEAVCHINFYEASAFAAWKGMRLPTEAEWEVASVHFQWGERWEWTGSAYLPYPGFKKEAGAVGEYNGKFMVNQMVLRGASEATPKGHSRNTYRNFFHASLQWQFTGIRLAR; encoded by the coding sequence ATGATAGCAAATCCTAAGATTATTGATGCCGTAACGACTTACAGGAATATTCGCAGCCATTCGTTGGCTATTTGTGCTCCTCTTGAGACTGAAGATTTTGTCGTACAGCCTATCGTGGATGTAAGCCCGCCAAAATGGCATTTAGGACATACCACATGGTTTTTTGAAACCTTTATTCTCGTTCCGAATTTTCCGGGGTACACTGTTTTTGATCCTCAATATAATTTTGTATTCAACAGCTATTACGAAACCATAGGAGCAAGAGTCATCCGTACAGACCGGGGTAATTTGAGCCGCCCTTCAGTGGCAGATGTGTATCGCTACAGGGAATATGTGGACCGCCAGATGACTGCTTTTCTTCAGAGTGAATTTATGAACCCTTCCATTGAGCCGCTTTTGGAGCTGGGACTCAATCATGAACAACAACACCAGGAGTTGTTGCTTACGGACATCAAATATATTTTAGGTCACAATCCTCTTTTCCCGGCGTACCGGAAAGATAAGGAAGAAAACAAGGAAATAGTTCTGACCGGTGAAATGATCAGATTAAGTGAAGGGGTGTATGAAATTGGTTTTAATGGTAATGGCTTTTGCTTTGATAACGAACTGGGAAGACATAAAGTATACCTCAACAATTTTGAAATAAGTGACCGTCTGGTTACCAATGGCGAATATCTGGAATTTATAAATGACAACGGATATAGGGATTTCAGACATTGGCATGCAGAGGGTTGGGACTGGGTGAAACAAAATGAGGTGAAATCACCGCTATATTGGCATTGGATCGATGAAAAATGGATGTATTATACCTTAGACGGTTTACAGGAAGTAGATCCTGACGAAGCGGTTTGTCACATCAATTTCTATGAAGCTTCAGCTTTTGCAGCATGGAAAGGAATGCGTCTTCCAACCGAAGCGGAGTGGGAGGTTGCTTCCGTACATTTTCAGTGGGGAGAAAGGTGGGAATGGACGGGAAGTGCTTATTTACCATATCCCGGATTTAAAAAAGAAGCGGGTGCCGTAGGCGAGTATAACGGAAAGTTTATGGTCAATCAAATGGTTTTAAGAGGGGCTTCCGAAGCTACACCGAAAGGGCACAGCAGAAATACATACAGGAATTTCTTTCATGCAAGTCTTCAGTGGCAGTTTACAGGAATAAGATTAGCGAGATAA
- a CDS encoding ABC transporter ATP-binding protein, with protein sequence MIKVESLTKKFDDRIAVDHISFEAQDKEILVLLGTSGCGKTTTLKMINRLIEADSGDIWIDGQNILEKKPEELRMHIGFVMQHAGLFPHYNIRRNIAVVPELLKWEKKKIRSRTEELMEKLHLPEELLSRFPQELSGGQQQRVGIARALIADTPILLMDEPFGALDNITKADIHSEFKSLEELKNKTIILVTHDVQEAFELGQRICLMNEGKIVQIGTPKEMLYHPAGDFVKNFFAENRLLLEYKVATLDNISPFLEQNESFREEFDRKENVWNILQKLSADKSYSDQYEKLSEAFNLYRKAQA encoded by the coding sequence ATGATTAAAGTAGAATCACTCACCAAAAAATTTGATGACCGGATTGCCGTTGATCATATCTCTTTCGAAGCACAGGATAAAGAAATTCTGGTGCTTCTCGGAACAAGCGGTTGTGGAAAAACCACAACCCTGAAAATGATCAATCGTCTGATAGAAGCTGATTCCGGTGATATCTGGATTGACGGACAAAATATTCTTGAAAAAAAACCGGAAGAGCTCCGCATGCACATTGGCTTTGTTATGCAGCATGCCGGGCTTTTTCCTCATTATAACATCCGCCGGAATATTGCTGTGGTTCCCGAGCTGCTCAAATGGGAGAAAAAGAAGATCAGAAGCAGAACGGAAGAACTTATGGAAAAGCTTCACCTGCCGGAAGAACTGCTTTCCCGTTTTCCCCAGGAATTAAGCGGCGGACAGCAGCAACGGGTCGGGATCGCAAGAGCTTTAATAGCAGATACCCCGATATTATTAATGGATGAGCCTTTTGGAGCATTAGATAATATTACTAAAGCGGATATTCATTCTGAATTTAAATCATTAGAGGAACTTAAAAATAAAACCATTATTCTTGTTACACATGATGTACAGGAAGCTTTCGAGCTGGGGCAAAGGATCTGCCTTATGAATGAAGGAAAGATTGTCCAGATCGGAACTCCCAAGGAAATGCTCTATCATCCTGCCGGGGATTTTGTGAAAAATTTCTTTGCAGAAAACAGGCTTTTGCTTGAATATAAAGTTGCCACGCTGGATAATATAAGTCCTTTTCTTGAACAGAACGAAAGTTTCAGAGAAGAATTTGATAGAAAGGAAAATGTGTGGAATATTTTACAGAAACTCAGTGCAGATAAAAGCTATTCGGATCAGTATGAAAAACTGAGCGAGGCATTTAACCTTTACAGAAAAGCACAGGCATAA
- a CDS encoding DUF2306 domain-containing protein produces MKIFLFVILVIFALLIGLYPLIYLFVDHKHTFLQTKLPEVVHDTVWRALFFSHMIFGGISLFIGWRQFGATFRNKHKVLHRIIGKTYIFSVIISSLSGIYIGFFANGGIISSLGFISLGMIWFSTTVAAFLKIKRGDVLQHQKLMTYSYACTFAAVTLRLWMPLLKIAIGTPDISYLIVAWLCWVPNLLVAYYINKTHSLQNQ; encoded by the coding sequence ATGAAAATATTTTTGTTCGTTATCCTGGTTATTTTTGCATTATTAATCGGACTATATCCTTTAATTTATCTTTTTGTTGATCACAAACATACTTTTTTACAAACCAAGCTTCCTGAAGTTGTTCATGATACTGTCTGGAGAGCTCTTTTCTTTAGCCATATGATCTTCGGGGGTATCTCCCTTTTTATTGGATGGAGACAGTTTGGGGCAACATTTCGGAATAAGCATAAAGTTTTACACAGAATAATAGGTAAAACATATATATTCTCAGTAATTATCAGCTCATTATCGGGTATATATATTGGTTTCTTTGCTAATGGAGGAATTATTTCTTCATTAGGTTTTATAAGCCTGGGAATGATTTGGTTTTCTACAACCGTTGCCGCATTTTTAAAGATAAAAAGAGGAGATGTTTTACAGCATCAGAAACTGATGACTTATAGCTATGCCTGTACTTTTGCAGCAGTAACACTAAGACTGTGGATGCCTTTATTAAAAATAGCTATAGGAACACCGGATATATCCTACCTTATTGTTGCCTGGCTATGCTGGGTTCCAAATCTCTTAGTAGCATATTATATTAACAAAACTCATTCATTGCAGAATCAATAA
- a CDS encoding T9SS type A sorting domain-containing protein yields MKKLICTFLLLTGLSIAAQPTVTRAALDKINITTDVYHANVSASLNPGPSGAGQTWDFSSYVGTPVISTKLYPCPGHANCSKFPTANRISELVGGSTYDYLLNSDTEATTIGNYSTPGDVMMTYTDPLINYKFPVNYLQEFTDTYQINIPGTVENGQENFKVDGYGTVITPNGTFQNALRIKRVRTATQTSGGVSQDYHNESYQWVTESNGPVLVIAFNTFTTNGQTTTQPSLAYFSPSSTLSTIDMDNKKDEIVIYPNPTSKFITIKSKDDIKNISIISLDGKVVQKTQNSGMIDVSELPNGIYVVQGELKSGKIISKKISKQ; encoded by the coding sequence ATGAAAAAATTAATCTGTACTTTTTTATTATTAACAGGGTTGAGCATTGCGGCACAACCCACAGTGACGAGAGCGGCACTTGATAAAATTAACATTACCACTGATGTTTATCATGCCAATGTTTCGGCATCTTTGAATCCGGGACCTTCCGGAGCCGGACAAACCTGGGATTTCTCATCTTATGTAGGCACACCCGTAATCAGTACTAAACTATATCCGTGTCCGGGGCATGCCAATTGTTCTAAATTTCCAACGGCCAACAGAATAAGCGAATTGGTAGGAGGAAGTACTTACGATTATCTTCTCAATAGTGATACGGAAGCCACAACTATTGGTAATTACAGTACACCGGGAGATGTAATGATGACCTATACTGATCCCTTGATCAATTACAAATTTCCTGTTAATTACCTTCAGGAATTTACAGATACTTATCAGATCAATATTCCTGGTACGGTAGAGAACGGACAGGAAAACTTTAAAGTAGACGGATATGGCACTGTGATAACACCTAACGGAACTTTTCAGAATGCTTTGAGGATTAAGAGAGTAAGAACGGCAACCCAAACCAGCGGCGGAGTATCTCAGGACTATCATAATGAATCGTATCAATGGGTCACTGAATCCAACGGACCAGTTCTGGTAATTGCATTTAATACATTTACAACTAACGGACAAACCACGACCCAGCCTTCATTGGCATATTTTTCACCGTCGTCTACATTATCTACGATAGATATGGATAACAAAAAAGATGAGATTGTGATTTATCCTAACCCGACATCAAAATTCATCACAATAAAATCTAAAGATGACATTAAGAATATCAGTATTATCAGCCTAGATGGTAAAGTTGTTCAGAAAACACAGAATTCCGGAATGATCGATGTTTCAGAGCTGCCTAATGGAATATATGTGGTTCAGGGAGAATTAAAAAGTGGGAAAATTATTTCGAAAAAAATCAGTAAACAGTAA
- a CDS encoding response regulator transcription factor — translation MTKPYKTIIVDDHPIIAEGLQMLFSKSDDVEIVRSFNTGEALLNYEHLGKADVVLLDVFLPDINGIDLCLKIKKNHPKIIVLAMSSQSERSIILQMIKNGAHGYLLKNASLEEFKSCINKAVSGEMAFSSEIETIVEKTSIYDLKSVPRLTQREKEILKLVSEGKSTQEISDILFLSYLTVQTHRRNLLNKCEVRNVVELLKFAKENGL, via the coding sequence ATGACAAAACCCTACAAAACAATTATTGTTGATGACCATCCTATTATCGCTGAGGGACTGCAAATGCTTTTTTCGAAATCAGATGATGTGGAAATTGTCCGGAGCTTTAATACCGGTGAAGCCCTCCTCAATTATGAGCATCTTGGTAAAGCAGATGTTGTTCTGCTGGATGTATTTCTTCCGGACATCAATGGCATCGATCTGTGCCTGAAAATTAAAAAAAACCATCCTAAAATCATCGTATTGGCAATGAGCAGCCAGTCCGAAAGAAGCATTATTTTACAAATGATCAAAAACGGAGCACATGGATATTTGCTAAAAAATGCGTCACTCGAAGAATTCAAATCCTGCATTAATAAGGCTGTATCCGGAGAAATGGCTTTTAGCTCAGAAATTGAAACAATTGTTGAAAAGACCAGTATTTATGATCTTAAATCGGTTCCCAGGTTAACCCAAAGGGAGAAAGAAATTCTAAAGCTGGTATCGGAAGGTAAATCGACACAGGAGATCTCGGATATCCTTTTCTTAAGCTATCTTACAGTACAAACTCACCGGAGAAATTTATTGAACAAATGTGAGGTCCGTAATGTGGTTGAACTTTTAAAATTTGCAAAAGAAAACGGACTTTGA
- a CDS encoding ABC transporter permease/substrate-binding protein produces the protein MTQQNLWQFIAEQQDKLLLQIIQHLGLTFVSLLLAIIVGVPLGIFIARKKLFANPVLGTAGILQTIPSIALLGFMIPAFGIGATPAIVALLIYALLPIIRNTYTGITGVDASVVEAAQAMGMNKKQLLFKVELPLAMPVIIAGIRTAAVINVGVATLASFVAAGGLGEFIFGGISLNNTNMILAGAIPAALLAIILDQLIAVLQKSGYRRLRKMLFIIPIVLVIIGGVYVFNSYSGTKLKAGFTPEFMGRQDGDIGLRSVYGLNAKPLIVSDAIMYKAAYDKELDLISGYSTDGRIKAYDLYVLEDDKKIFPPYFAAPIIKTKTLQKFPQLQETLNLLAGKFNDSVMTDLNYRSDYLHQTPEKIAKDFLKQHDLFKNSRKGNGGTVRIGSKIFGEQYILTEMYKMLIEGNTDYKVETKTGLGGTKICFDALVNDAIDFYPEYTGTGLLVLLKPSETILKEVSPSPEKTYNYVNTEFKKQYGIEWLQPLGFNNSYALMMRREQARQLNIKNISDLKNYLDTP, from the coding sequence ATGACACAGCAGAACCTCTGGCAGTTTATTGCCGAACAGCAGGATAAACTTCTTCTCCAGATTATACAGCATCTTGGGCTTACTTTTGTATCATTACTCCTGGCAATAATTGTGGGTGTTCCGTTAGGAATATTCATCGCCAGAAAGAAATTATTTGCCAACCCTGTCCTGGGAACTGCCGGTATACTGCAAACCATTCCGAGTATAGCTTTACTTGGATTTATGATTCCTGCCTTTGGCATCGGGGCTACTCCAGCCATTGTAGCATTACTGATATATGCCCTTCTACCAATTATACGGAATACCTATACGGGAATTACGGGAGTAGATGCTTCGGTTGTAGAAGCTGCCCAGGCAATGGGAATGAACAAAAAACAGCTCTTGTTCAAAGTAGAGCTTCCATTGGCAATGCCTGTAATCATTGCAGGAATAAGGACAGCTGCAGTAATCAATGTAGGTGTGGCGACTTTAGCCTCATTTGTTGCGGCAGGAGGATTGGGAGAATTTATATTTGGAGGAATCTCCCTTAATAATACCAATATGATTCTAGCAGGCGCCATCCCGGCTGCGTTACTGGCTATTATCCTGGATCAACTGATTGCTGTTTTACAGAAATCCGGCTATAGGAGGCTTCGTAAGATGCTGTTCATTATTCCCATAGTTTTGGTTATTATTGGAGGTGTATATGTGTTTAATTCCTATTCCGGAACCAAGCTTAAAGCAGGTTTTACGCCTGAATTTATGGGAAGGCAGGATGGAGATATTGGATTGAGATCAGTATACGGACTTAATGCCAAGCCACTTATTGTAAGTGATGCCATTATGTATAAAGCAGCTTACGATAAGGAACTGGATCTCATAAGCGGATATTCTACAGACGGAAGGATTAAAGCCTATGATCTGTATGTACTGGAGGACGATAAAAAAATATTTCCACCGTATTTTGCCGCACCCATTATAAAGACAAAAACATTACAAAAGTTTCCGCAGCTGCAAGAAACGCTCAATTTGCTGGCAGGAAAATTCAATGACTCTGTCATGACGGATCTCAATTATCGGTCTGATTACCTCCACCAAACCCCGGAAAAAATTGCAAAGGACTTCCTGAAGCAGCATGATCTTTTCAAAAATTCCCGAAAAGGAAATGGAGGGACCGTGCGGATCGGCTCCAAAATTTTTGGAGAGCAATATATTCTTACAGAAATGTATAAAATGCTTATTGAAGGCAATACGGATTATAAAGTAGAAACCAAAACAGGCTTGGGAGGAACGAAAATTTGTTTCGATGCACTGGTGAATGATGCCATTGATTTCTACCCTGAATATACGGGAACAGGCCTTTTGGTCCTTTTAAAACCTTCGGAAACAATTTTAAAAGAGGTGAGCCCAAGTCCTGAAAAAACCTATAACTACGTAAACACTGAATTTAAAAAACAATATGGTATAGAATGGCTTCAGCCTTTAGGGTTTAATAATTCCTACGCCCTGATGATGAGACGGGAACAGGCCCGGCAATTAAACATAAAAAATATTTCAGATCTCAAAAACTATCTAGATACTCCTTAA
- a CDS encoding L-histidine N(alpha)-methyltransferase: MNSNTNSQIKNNHNKTGNFFLDVKKGLDSNPKRLSSKYFYDEVGDRLFQKIMAMPEYYLTQCELDIFQNKTADIANLIGFDNTPFDLIELGAGDAMKSTYLLKYMIDKGLDFTYMPIDISGNILSVLDQKLKKEIPDLKVTRLEGEYFQMLNKAASLSSKRKVILFLGGNIGNMELEEANAFCIGLKDHMNPGDRILIGFDLKKNPHTILNAYNDATGITAAFNLNLLTRINKELNADFNIEQFQHYQTYDPVSGACRSYLVSLADQVVNIDHTEIIFKENELIDMEVSQKFSEADIKELAKKTGFEIDGEIKDSKKWFIDSVWKFK, translated from the coding sequence ATGAACTCAAACACCAATTCACAAATAAAAAACAATCACAATAAGACCGGAAATTTTTTCCTCGATGTAAAAAAAGGACTGGATAGCAATCCCAAAAGATTATCTTCAAAATATTTTTATGATGAAGTAGGAGACCGGCTTTTCCAAAAGATAATGGCAATGCCTGAATACTATCTTACCCAATGTGAGCTTGATATATTTCAAAATAAAACAGCCGATATCGCTAATCTGATAGGTTTTGACAATACTCCTTTCGATCTGATCGAATTGGGGGCAGGTGATGCTATGAAATCGACCTATCTTCTTAAATATATGATAGATAAGGGGTTGGATTTTACTTATATGCCCATTGATATTTCAGGTAATATTTTATCTGTCCTGGATCAGAAATTAAAAAAGGAGATACCTGATTTAAAAGTTACCCGGCTCGAGGGAGAATATTTTCAAATGCTGAATAAGGCAGCCTCGCTTTCCTCAAAAAGAAAAGTCATTTTGTTTTTGGGAGGGAACATCGGTAATATGGAACTCGAAGAGGCTAATGCATTTTGTATAGGATTGAAAGATCACATGAATCCCGGAGACAGGATTCTGATAGGGTTTGATCTTAAAAAAAATCCTCACACCATCTTAAATGCCTATAACGACGCCACCGGTATAACAGCAGCTTTTAACCTTAATCTTCTTACGCGTATCAATAAGGAACTTAATGCTGATTTTAATATTGAGCAATTTCAGCATTATCAGACGTATGATCCTGTAAGCGGAGCATGCAGGAGTTATCTCGTGAGTCTGGCCGATCAGGTGGTAAATATAGATCATACGGAGATTATATTTAAGGAAAATGAACTGATAGATATGGAGGTTTCACAGAAATTTTCTGAGGCCGATATAAAAGAATTGGCAAAGAAAACGGGCTTTGAGATTGACGGAGAAATTAAAGACTCGAAGAAATGGTTTATTGACTCCGTCTGGAAGTTTAAATAA